A segment of the Streptomyces sp. NBC_01235 genome:
CGCGTCCGTATCCCGCCCGCCCGGGACGGCGACCTCGTCCGGGCCACGGTCGGCGACCAGGAGGTGCTGCTGCGCGTCCGCGTCACCGCCGTCGGCGCGGGCCCTTCGCGCGGCCTCCAGTGGCTCGGGGTGCTCGGCGTCGTCGCCGTGATCGTGTTCGCGGTGGTCCTGGCCGACGGGGCAGGTGACGACGACGGCAACTCGCCCGCCTCCGCTGCCGGTTCGTCGACGTACGAGCCCTACACCGACGACCCGTACAGCGACGACTCGTACACCGAGGACCCCTACTCGCAGGACCCGTACGCCGACGCCACGGACGATCCCGCCACGGGCGACCCCTACGCGGACGACACCGAGGACCCGTACGCCACCGGGGACCCCTACGCCACCGAGAGCGAGGCCCCCGACCCGTACGAGTCCGGGACCTGCCTCAACGGGACGCTCCCGGACTCCACGACCGCGCAGGAGGTCAGCGGCGTAGAGGAGGTCTCCTGCTCGGCGTCCGACGCCCACTACCAGGTGATCGAGACGATCCCCTTCACCTCGGACATGAGCAGGTGCGAGGCCGACTCCCGGACGCAGTACGCGTTCTCGTACCGCTACACGATCAACGGGGCCGCCGTCAACGAGTACGTGTACTGCCTGGTCGGCCTCGGCTCGTACGCGCGCTGAGAGCGGTGACCCGTAGGCCTCAGCTCTGCGGAGGCTGCGGGTCCTCGCCGGACTCGCGGCGCTTCAGCTCCTCCTCGCGGCGGCGCAGGTCGGCCTCCCAGTCCTTGAGGAGCCTCTCGTCCTTCTTGTTCTCGTCCTTCAGGGACTTGAGGAACTCGGGGTTGTCGTCCGGCGCGACGAACTCCGTGCGGTGGCCGCGGTGCCACTCCGACGGCGTGGCGCCACCCCCGGGCCCGCGGCGCGCCTTGCCGGCCACCAACCAGGCGACCGGCCCGACGAGCACCTCGCCGAAGAGCAGGATGATGATGACCCACACCACCTTCGGCAGCCCCCGCACCTCCTCCTCGGGGGTGTTCAGGCAGTCGATGAAGGCATAGATCCACAGCGCCAGGACCAGCAGGAACGGCAGATACCTGAGCATGGCGGCGGGATCTCCCAGAAGACGACGGCGGGGCGCGGGACAGCCCCGGTGACGGGGCCAGGGTAGCGGGTGGCCGCTGTGCCGTCCCGGGGGGCGACCCCCGGACCCCGGGCAGAAAAGCAGGGGCGGGCGTCAGGACAAAGCGGGCCCTCGGCGATACTGGGTCGCATGGCTTACGACGATCTTCGTTCCCTGCTCAGGGCACTGGAACGCGAAGGCGACCTCAAGCGCGTCAAGGCCGAGGTCGATCCGTATCTGGAGGTCGGGGAGATCGTCGACCGGGTCCAGAAGTCCGGTGGCCCGGCGCTGCTCTTCGAGAACGTGAAGGGCTCCACCATGCCCCTCGCGATGAACGTGTTCGGCACCGACCGCCGCCTGCTGAAGGCGCTGGGGCTGAAGTCCTACGGCGCGATCAGCGAGAAGATCGGCGGCCTGCTGCGCCCCGAGCTGCCGCACGGGTTCGTCGGCGTGCGCGAGGCGTTCGGGAAGCTCGGCGCGATGACGCACGTGCCGCCGAAGAAGGTGAAGCCGGGGGACGCGCCCGTCCAGGAGGTCGTCCTGTACGGCGACGAGGTCGACCTCGACGCCCTCCCCGCCCTCTTCACCTGGCCGCAGGACGGCGGCTCCTTCTTCAACCTGGGGCTCACCCACACCAAGGACCCGGAGTCCGGGATCCGCAACCTCGGCCTGTACCGGCTCCAGCGCCACGACAAGCGCACGATCGGCATGCACTGGCAGATCCACAAGGACAGCCGCAACCACTACCAGGTCGCGGCGCGCAAGGGCGAGAAGCTCCCCGTGGCGATCGCCTTCGGCTGCCCGCCCGCCGTCACCTACGCCTCCACCGCCCCGCTCCCCGGCGACATCGACGAGTACCTCTTCGCCGGGTTCATCGCGGGCAGGCGGATCGAGATGGTCGACTGCAAGACGGTGCCGTTGCAGGTGCCGGCGCAGGCGGAGGTCGTGATCGAGGGCTGGCTGGAGCCGGGCGAGATGCTCCCGGAGGGCCCCTTCGGCGACCACACCGGCTTCTACACCCCGCAGGAGCCGTTCCCGGCCCTGAAGATCGACTGCGTGACGATGCGGAAGCGGCCGCTGCTCCAGTCGATCGTCGTCGGCCGCCCGCCGACGGAGGACGGCCCCCTGGGCCGCGCCACGGAGCGCTTCTTCCTCCCGCTCCTGAAGATCATCGTCCCGGACATCGTGGACTACCACCTCCCCGAGGCCGGCGGCTTCCACAACTGCGCGATCGTCTCGATCGACAAGAAGTACCCCAAGCACGCGCAGAAGGTCATGCACGCGATCTGGGGCGCCCACATGATGTCCCTGACCAAGCTGATCGTGGTCGTCGACTCCGACTGCGACGTCCACGACCTGCACGAGGTCGCCTGGCGGGCGCTCGGCAACACGGACTACGCCCGCGACCTGTCCCTCGTCGAAGGCCCCGTCGACCACCTCGACCACGCCTCCTACCAGCAGTTCTGGGGCGGCAAGGCGGGCATCGACGCCACGAAGAAGTGGCCCGAGGAGGGCTACACACGGGACGGCGGCTGGCCGGAGATGGTCCTGTCCGACCCGGAGACGGCGGCGAAGGTCGACCGCCGCTGGAAGGAGTACGGGCTGTGAGTTCCGCATCAGCCGCGATCCCGCAGCCGGGGCGCACCAAGGCGTTCCTGCGCCTGGTGATGATCGAGCACTCCGTCTTCGCGCTCCCCTTCGCCTACATCGCCACCCTGACCGCGATGTTCCAGAAGGACGGCAACATCCACTGGGGCAGGCTGCTGCTGGTCACCGTCTGCATGGTGGGCCTGCGCACCTTCGCCATGGCGGTCAACCGGATCATCGACCGTGAGATCGACGCCCGCAACCCTCGCACGGCCCATCGCGAACTGGTGACGGGCGCGATGTCGGTCAAGCACGCCTGGACCGGCGCGCTGATCGCCGTCGCCGTGTTCCTCGGCTCGGCGGCCATGCTCAACCCGCTCTGCCTCGCCCTCGCCCCCGTCGCGGTCATCCCGATGGTGGTGTATCCGTACGGCAAACGGTTCACGAACTTCCCGCAGGCCATCCTGGGTCTGGCCCAGGCGATGGGCCCGATCGGCGGCTGGCTGGCGATCACCGGCGAGTGGTCCTGGGACGCGGTGATCCTGGGCCTGGCGGTGGGCATCTGGATCGGCGGCTTCGACCTGATCTACGCCTGCCAGGACGTCGAGACCGACCGCGAGATCGGCGTCATGTCGGTCCCGGCCCGCTTCGGCATCCCGGCGGCGATCCGGGGCGCCCGCGTCTGCCACGCGATCACGACGGCCCTGTTCGTCTGGTACGCCCTCGCCACCGACGCCGGCGCGTTCTTCTGGCTCGGCCTGCTGATCGTCGCGGGCGCGTTCGTCTACGAGCACACGATCGTGCGGCCCCATGACCTGTCCCGCCTGAACAGGGCGTTCTTCTCGACGAACGGTTTCATCGGCATCAGCCTGTTCGTGTGCGCGCTGATCGACCTGCTGGTGCGGGGGCTCACGGTGTAGTCCGTGGCGTGCGACGCGTGGACTCGGTGTACTCCGTATGGGTGAACGGGTGCGCGGAGGGAGCAAAGGAAGCGCACGGGCTCCACACCCGGCCGGTCCTGAAGACCTTTCCGCCCACCGGTACGCTCAAGGTGTGAACGCAGGAGAAACGCAGCGCGTGCCTTGGATCGTGGGGGTGTCCGGGGCGTCCGGTACGCCCTATGCCGCCGCCGTACTGCGTGCGCTGCTCGCCGTGGGCGAGAGCGTGGACCTGGTGGTCAGCCGGGCCTCGCGGCTCACGCTGCTCGACGAGACCGGGATCTCCTTCCGGGACGCGCACTGGCGGGACGACCTGCGGGAATGGCTGACGCGGGGGGCCGACGGCAAGCCGGGCACCTTTGACGTGGACCTCGGCGGCGGCCATGACGTCGACCCGGTGCGGTACTGGGGCGCGGGAGATCTCGCCGCCGGGCCGTCCTCGGGGTCGTATCCCGCCAAGGGGATGCTGATCGTCCCCGCCTCGACGGCCTGTGTCGCCGGTGTCGCCCTCGGGCTCTCCAAGGACCTCCTCCAGCGGGCGGCGAGCGTGACGCTCAAGGAGCGCCGGACGCTCGTCGTCGCCGTACGGGAGACGCCGCTGAACGGGCAGACGCTCCGTCACCTCGTCGCCCTGGACGACGCGGGCGCGAGTGTCGTGCCCGCCTCGCCGGCCTTCTACGCGGGCGCCACCCACATCCAGGACCTGGTGGACTTCGTCGCCGGCCGGGTCCTCGACGCGGCGGGGGTCGCGCACGGGCTGTATCGCCGGTGGGACGGCGAGCTGGGCGGCGCGAGCGGACCCCGGGCCACGTGAACGCCGTCTGAGCACGTCGCAGTACCTCTCAGCTCTGTCGCAGTACTTCTCAGCTCTTCAGGAACTTTGATCGGAAGGCTTCGATTCGCATGGACGCGGTGGACAGGCAGCTCATCCAGGCCCTGAGGGAGAACGGCCGGGCCTCCTACGCGGAGTTGGGGCGCCTCGTCGGACTGTCGGGACCCAGTGTCACCGACCGCATCAACCGGCTGGAGGCGGCCGGTGTCATCACCGGCTACCGCGCCACGGTGAACGCCGCCCAGCTCGGCCTCGGCGTCACCGCCCTCATCGGCATCTCCCTCTCCGACGCCGCCGACCACGAGGACGTGGCGAACCGGATGAAGGACCTCAGCGAGATCGAGGACTGCTGGTTCATCGCCGGCGACGACTCGTTCATGCTCAAGGTGCGGGCGAACGACGTGGACGGGCTGGAGCGGATCATCCGGCGGCTGTCGGGAACGAAGGGCGTCTCCCGGACCCGTACGACCATCGTGCTCTCCACGAAGTGGGAGAACCGGGTCGGGGAGCTGCCGGAAGAGGTCTGAGGAAGAGGCCCGAGCCCGCAGGCCGCAGGCCGGATGGGGGACCCCCGCCCGGAGGGTGGGGGAGTACGTTTAGCAGGTCTGTCTAGGAGAGGGAACATCATGGACGTCGGGCTCAAGCGCGAGCTGGAGGAGAAGGTCAGGGCCGGTGAGCGGCTGACCCGCGAGGACGGCATCGCGCTGTACGAGTCGGACGATCTGGCCTGGCTGGGCGGTCTCGCGCACGAGGTGCGCACGCGCAAGAACGGCGACGTCGTCCACTTCAACGTCAACCGTCACCTCAACATGACCAACGTGTGCACCGCGTCCTGCGCCTACTGCTCCTTCCAGCGCAAGCCGGGGGAGAAGGACGCGTACACGATGCGCATCGAGGAGGCGGTGAAGCTCGCCAAGGCGATGGAGAGCGACAACCTCACCGAGCTGCACATCGTCAACGGCCTGCACCCCAACCTGCCGTGGCGCTACTACCCGCGCTCGCTGCGGGAGCTGAAGGCGGCCCTCCCGGACGTCTCCCTGAAGGCGTTCACGGCGACGGAGATCCACCACTTCGAGACGATCAGCGGCCTGTCGGCGTCCGAGATCCTCGACGAGCTCATCGACGCGGGCCTGGAGTCGCTGACCGGCGGCGGCGCCGAGATCTTCGACTGGGAGGTCCGCCGGCACATCGTGGACCACCGCACCCACTGGGAGGACTGGTCGCGGATCCACCGCCTGGCGCACGAGAAGGGTCTCAAGACCCCGTGCACCATGCTGTACGGCCACATCGAGGAGCCGCGCCACCGGGTGGACCACGTCCTGCGCCTGCGCGAGCTCCAGGACGAGACCGGCGGCTTCCAGGTCTTCATCCCGCTGCGCTACCAGCACGACTTCGTGGACATGAAGGACGGCAAGGTCCGCAACCGCCTTCAGGCCCGCACGCAGATGGCCACGGGCGCGGAGGCCCTGAAGACCTTCGCGGTCTCGCGTCTCCTCTTCGACAACGTCCCGCACGTCAAGGTCTTCTGGGTCATGCACGGCGTCCAGACCGCGCAGCTCGCCCTCCAGCACGGCGCGGACGACATGGACGGCTCGGTCGTCGAGTACAAGATCACGCACGACGCCGACAACTACGGCACCCCGAACAAGCTGACCCGCGAGGACCTGCTGGACCTCATCCGTGACGCCGGCTTCCGCCCGGTGGAACGCAACACGCGCTACGAGATCATCCGCGAGTACGACGGCCCCGACCCGGCCCGCCGCGAGGCGCCGCAGCCGATGCGCGTGTGACACCCGGTCCGTTGGGCCGAAGGTTGAGCCGCGCGGGCGGTAATGGCTAGCCTGCCACTATGGCCCTTACTTTCACACTCGATCCCGCCGTCACCCCCGCCCTGCGTGACGGCGTCCTCGACCTCTGGACGGACGTCTCCAACGCGGGCGGGGCCGTCGGTTTCGTGGCGCCGGTGGAGCGGGAGGTGGTCCGGCCGGAGCTGGTCAAACACCTCGCGGCGATGGCCGAGGGCCGGCACCGGCTGCTCGTCGGGAAGGACGCGGCGGGAGAGGTCGCCGCGACGGCCTTCTTCTCCTTCAACACGCACCGGTTGCAGACGCACTGGGTCTGGCTCTACACGGTGATGGTGCACCCCCGCCACCAGGGCAAGGGGTACGGCCGGGACCTGCTCGCGGCCGCCGCCGACGCGGCCAGAGGCTTCGAGGGCATCGACGCGATCCGGCTCTCCTGCCGCGGCGGACTCGGCCTGGAACGCTTCTACGGCTCCTGCGGCTACAAGGAGGTCGGCCGGATCCCCGGCGCCATCCGGGTCGCCCCGGGAGACGACCGCGACGACGTCGTCATGCTGCTGCCGCTGGCCCGAGGCCACTGACCCGAGGCCGCAGGGGCGGCTGCAAGATCGGGAGTCCGGCGTGCTTCACTGGACGCCGGCCCCTTTTGGAAACGGAAGAGTGGATTGACATGCTCCGCTACACACTGATGCGCCTCGGTGTCTTCGCCGGCTGCCTCGTGGTCGTCTGGGGTCTCGTCTACTCGGGCGTCGTCCCGCGCGGCCTCGGCGACTCCAACATCATGTGGGTCGTCCTGCTCTCGCTGGTGATCTCCGCGCCGATCAGCTTCGTGGTGCTGCGCAAGGAGCGCGACCGCGCCTCGGTGACGGTCGTGGAGCGCGTGGACCGCATGAAGGCCAACCTGGAGGCCAACCGGTCCCAGGAGGACGCCACGGTCGACGAGACGACGCGTACCCAGGGCCGGACGCAGACCTCATAGCTGCTGCTCGGCGGGGGCCGGGTCCGGTCGGGCCCAACTACGCTGTGCGCATGGGTGCCGTGAAGACCAAGCGGATGCCGCGCGCGGTCCGTGAGCAGCAGATGCTGGACGCCGCCGTGGAGACCTTCGGCCGCCGCGGGTACATGGCCGCGTCGATGGACGAGATAGCCGAACTCGCGGGCGTGTCCAAGCCGTTGGTGTACCTGTACCTGAACTCCAAGGAAGACCTCTTCACCGCCTGTATCCGGCGCGAGGCCAAGGCGCTCGTCGAGGCGGTCCGCACCGGCGTCCGCACCGACCTGCCCGCCGACCGCCAACTCTGGGACGGACTACGGGCGTTCTTCGCGCACACCGCACAGCACCCGCACGCCTGGTCCGTCCTGCACCTCCAGGCCCGCACGCACGGCGAGCCGTTCGCCGGTGAGGTCGCGGCGATGCGCGAGGAGATCGTCGCGTTCGTCACCCAGCTGATCCTGGTCGCGGCCCGGGAGGCCCACCGGGACCCCGACCTGCCCGAACGCGAGGTCGCCGGACTCGCCGAGGCCCTCGTCGGCGCCGCCGAGTCCCTCGCCGCCTGGGCCAACACCACCGACGGCACCACGGCCCGCCAGGCGGCGGCGACTCTGATGAACTTCGCCTGGGCCGGCCTCGGCAACCTCATGGAGGGCCGCTCCTGGACTCCGCCGCCCGTGGCCGACGTATGACACCTGTCATGCCCGGCGGCGGACGCGGGACACTGGGCCGCCCCGGCCCGCCGCGCCTACCGTCTTCCCCATGACGAAGCCCGGCAAGGACCAGACGCGGAAGACGGACATCCGGATCGGCCTCATCGGCGGTCACCGGCTGAACGGGGCCACCCTCCACGAGCGCACCCTCGCCGTCTCCCTCGTCGGCGGCGCCGGCGTCGACCTGACCGGGGTGGAGATCCCGGACGGCGCCGAGCTGCGGATCACCAAGCTGAGCCTGATCGGCGGCGTCAGCCTCAAGGTCCGCCCCGACGTCCGGGTGGACGTCCGCGGTCTGCGCCTGGGCGGCGTCCAGGACCAGGGCCCGACCGAGCCGAACGGCCCGACCGTCCGCGTCGGGGCCTGGGGCCTCCTGGGCGGAGTCACGGTCCGCCGCGGCCGAGCGCTCCGCAGGCAAGTGCGGTGACCGGCCGTCGGCCCGCTGCGGCGCGTCGTGGCCCGTCGCGCCCACGCGTCGGAGCCGCAATTCGTACAGCCCCGCGCCCCTTCAGGGCATCTCAGTGGGCGAGTGGGTCCACTCGGCCGGTCACGTGCAGCCGTCCCGGTTCGTCCGCGCCGCGCAGTTCGAAGCGTTTGCCGTCCGTCGCGAACAGCACCGTTCCCGGCAGGAGCACCGGGGCCCGGAACTCCGCGCGGATGTGTACGGCCGGTGGGGTGCCTTGGGCGGCCAGGCAGCGGGCGACCGTCCACATGCCGTGGGCGATGGCGCGGGGGAAGCCGAACGGGCGGGCGGTGAGGGGGTGGAGGTGGATGGGATTGCGGTCGCCGGAGACGGCGCCGTAGCGGCGGCCGACGTCGGCGGCGAGGTGCCAGGTGTCCAGGACCGGGAGGGGGGCCGGTTCCGGGTCCTTGGGGGCGGGGGACGGCTGTGTGCGGTGCCGGGCCAGGTAGGTGCTGGTCGACTCCCAGACCAGTTCCCCGCCCTCCCTGAGCTCCGTGACGACGCACGCCTGCGTGCCGCGCCGATGCGGTGCCAAGTGGTCGACGTACACGCCGAGTTCGTACGTCCCGGTGGCCGCGGGAGCCCGGAGGCGGGTGATCTCGATCGACGTGTGGACGAGACCGAGCAGCGGCAGTGGGAAGTCGCGGCCGCTCATGATGCTCATCGCGAGCGGGAAGCCCAGCACGTGCGGGTAGGTGAGCGGCAGGGCGTCGTCGCCGGTGGGGAAGCCGCAGACCCGCTCGTAGCAGGACAGCCGGGTGAGGTCGATCCGCAGGCCGGGCACGACGAGCCGGTCGCCGGAGAACGCCGCTCCCGGGCGGGGCCGCTTGCAGAGGGACAGCAGCGCCCCCCGGGCGAGCAGGGGCCCGAGCGCCGGGACCCTCTTCACCGTGGTGTCCACTACGCCCCCAGCAGGCTCTGGCCGCACACCCGCACGACCTGCCCGTTCACCGCGCCGGAGGCGGGATGCGCGAGCCACGCCGTCGTCTCGGCGACGTCGACGGGCAGCCCGCCCTGCGCGAGGGAGTTCATCCGCCGGCCCGCCTCGCGGATGAACAGCGGCACCGCGGCCGTCATCTTCGTCTCGATGAAGCCCGGCGCCACCGCGTTCACCGTGACCCCGTGCCCGGCGAGCGCGCGCGGAGCGAGGGACCGGACCAGACCGGCGACGCCCGCCTTGCTCGCGCCGTAGTTCGTCTGCCCTGCGTTGCCCGCGAGCCCGGCGATGGAGGCGGTCGCCACGATCCGCCCGCCCGGCCGCAGGGCGCCCTTCGCGAGCAGCGCGTCCGTCGTGCGCAGCACGCTCGCCAGATTGACGTCCAGGACGGAACCCCACCTCTCGGCCGGCATGTTGACCAGCCGCCGGTCCCGGGTGATCCCCGCGTTGTGGATCAACACGTCCAGCCCGTCGGGGAGTTCGGCGGCGATCCGTTCACCCGCGTCGGCGGCCGTGATGTCGAGCGCGAGGGCGGTGCCGCCCAGCCGCTCGGCGACCCGACGGGCGTCCGCCTCGGCCTGCGGTACGTCCAGGACGACGACATGGGCGCCGTCTCTCGCCAGCGTCTCCGCGACCGCCTCGCCGATCCCACGCGCTCCGCCGGTGACGAGCGCGGTGCGGCCGGCGAGGGGCTGCGACCAGTCGCCGGGGCCCTCGGACCCGTCGGCCCCTGTCGCGATCACCTGGCCGCTGACGTAGGCCGACTTGGGGGACAGGAGGAAGCGCAGTGTGGACTCGGCGGCGGCCGCGTCGGTCAGCCGGACCAGGTTCACGGTCCTGCCCCGCCCGATCTCCTTGCCGAGGGACCGCACGAACCCCTCCAGGGCCTGCTGCACGGCCGCCTGGTGGTGGTCCTCGGCGTCGAGTGGCGCGCCGAGCACCACCACCCGCCCGCTCGCCGCGACCGACCGCACCACCGGGTGCAGGGCCGCGTGCACCTCGGCGAGCGAGTCGACGTCACGGACACCGGTCGCGTCGAGGACGACGGCGGCGGGGGCGCAGGCGGGGGCGGAGGGGCCGAGGGGGAGCCCCGCACGGGCCAGGACCGGCCCGAGGCCGGGGACCGTGGAGGTGCCCGCCGTGAGATGGAGCAAGTCGCCGTCCAGGGACGGACGTTCGGCCGACCAGCGTCTGAGTGGCGCCGGTTGCGGGAGCCCGAGCCGTCGGGTGAGGAGGCGGCCGGGTGCGGTGGCGGTGAAGCTCAGATAGCGGTCGGCCATGATGATCTCCCACGGGCTCGGCGCACACGAGAAACGGGATCCCGCGAGGGATCCTTACTCCGGAGTAAGGTTACCGTGGGTAAGTCTAGGTCAAGGGTGAGGAGCAGGTCGAGATGAGTACCTCGGAACCGTCGTCGGAACCGTCGAAGGTGACCTATCTGAGAGGGGCTCGGAAGAGCACCCCGGAGCCCCCGCGTGCCCGCCGCGTCGCCATCGTCGCCGGCACCCGCATCCCCTTCGCCCGCTCCGACGGCCCCTACGCCACCGCCTCCAACCAGGAGATGCTGACGGCGGCCGTGAACGGACTGGTGAACCGCCACGCGCTCGATGTCCCGGGCGTCGTGGGCGAGTTGGTCGCCGGCGCCGTTCTCAAGCACAGCCGTGACTTCAACCTGGCCCGCGAGACCGTCCTCGGCTCGAAGCTCGACGCCCGCACCCCCGCCTACGACATCCAGCAGGCCTGCGGCACCGGCCTCCAGGCCGTGATCGCCGCTGCCAACAAGATCGCCCTGGGCCAGACCGAGTCCGCGATCGCGGGCGGCGCCGAC
Coding sequences within it:
- a CDS encoding LppU/SCO3897 family protein, whose amino-acid sequence is MSLPEIPISLTPQQAAAGAVVTVPLPTGATRVRIPPARDGDLVRATVGDQEVLLRVRVTAVGAGPSRGLQWLGVLGVVAVIVFAVVLADGAGDDDGNSPASAAGSSTYEPYTDDPYSDDSYTEDPYSQDPYADATDDPATGDPYADDTEDPYATGDPYATESEAPDPYESGTCLNGTLPDSTTAQEVSGVEEVSCSASDAHYQVIETIPFTSDMSRCEADSRTQYAFSYRYTINGAAVNEYVYCLVGLGSYAR
- a CDS encoding PLD nuclease N-terminal domain-containing protein, translated to MLRYLPFLLVLALWIYAFIDCLNTPEEEVRGLPKVVWVIIILLFGEVLVGPVAWLVAGKARRGPGGGATPSEWHRGHRTEFVAPDDNPEFLKSLKDENKKDERLLKDWEADLRRREEELKRRESGEDPQPPQS
- a CDS encoding menaquinone biosynthesis decarboxylase — its product is MAYDDLRSLLRALEREGDLKRVKAEVDPYLEVGEIVDRVQKSGGPALLFENVKGSTMPLAMNVFGTDRRLLKALGLKSYGAISEKIGGLLRPELPHGFVGVREAFGKLGAMTHVPPKKVKPGDAPVQEVVLYGDEVDLDALPALFTWPQDGGSFFNLGLTHTKDPESGIRNLGLYRLQRHDKRTIGMHWQIHKDSRNHYQVAARKGEKLPVAIAFGCPPAVTYASTAPLPGDIDEYLFAGFIAGRRIEMVDCKTVPLQVPAQAEVVIEGWLEPGEMLPEGPFGDHTGFYTPQEPFPALKIDCVTMRKRPLLQSIVVGRPPTEDGPLGRATERFFLPLLKIIVPDIVDYHLPEAGGFHNCAIVSIDKKYPKHAQKVMHAIWGAHMMSLTKLIVVVDSDCDVHDLHEVAWRALGNTDYARDLSLVEGPVDHLDHASYQQFWGGKAGIDATKKWPEEGYTRDGGWPEMVLSDPETAAKVDRRWKEYGL
- the mqnP gene encoding menaquinone biosynthesis prenyltransferase MqnP — its product is MSSASAAIPQPGRTKAFLRLVMIEHSVFALPFAYIATLTAMFQKDGNIHWGRLLLVTVCMVGLRTFAMAVNRIIDREIDARNPRTAHRELVTGAMSVKHAWTGALIAVAVFLGSAAMLNPLCLALAPVAVIPMVVYPYGKRFTNFPQAILGLAQAMGPIGGWLAITGEWSWDAVILGLAVGIWIGGFDLIYACQDVETDREIGVMSVPARFGIPAAIRGARVCHAITTALFVWYALATDAGAFFWLGLLIVAGAFVYEHTIVRPHDLSRLNRAFFSTNGFIGISLFVCALIDLLVRGLTV
- a CDS encoding UbiX family flavin prenyltransferase; its protein translation is MPWIVGVSGASGTPYAAAVLRALLAVGESVDLVVSRASRLTLLDETGISFRDAHWRDDLREWLTRGADGKPGTFDVDLGGGHDVDPVRYWGAGDLAAGPSSGSYPAKGMLIVPASTACVAGVALGLSKDLLQRAASVTLKERRTLVVAVRETPLNGQTLRHLVALDDAGASVVPASPAFYAGATHIQDLVDFVAGRVLDAAGVAHGLYRRWDGELGGASGPRAT
- a CDS encoding Lrp/AsnC family transcriptional regulator, which translates into the protein MDAVDRQLIQALRENGRASYAELGRLVGLSGPSVTDRINRLEAAGVITGYRATVNAAQLGLGVTALIGISLSDAADHEDVANRMKDLSEIEDCWFIAGDDSFMLKVRANDVDGLERIIRRLSGTKGVSRTRTTIVLSTKWENRVGELPEEV
- the mqnE gene encoding aminofutalosine synthase MqnE produces the protein MDVGLKRELEEKVRAGERLTREDGIALYESDDLAWLGGLAHEVRTRKNGDVVHFNVNRHLNMTNVCTASCAYCSFQRKPGEKDAYTMRIEEAVKLAKAMESDNLTELHIVNGLHPNLPWRYYPRSLRELKAALPDVSLKAFTATEIHHFETISGLSASEILDELIDAGLESLTGGGAEIFDWEVRRHIVDHRTHWEDWSRIHRLAHEKGLKTPCTMLYGHIEEPRHRVDHVLRLRELQDETGGFQVFIPLRYQHDFVDMKDGKVRNRLQARTQMATGAEALKTFAVSRLLFDNVPHVKVFWVMHGVQTAQLALQHGADDMDGSVVEYKITHDADNYGTPNKLTREDLLDLIRDAGFRPVERNTRYEIIREYDGPDPARREAPQPMRV
- a CDS encoding GNAT family N-acetyltransferase: MALTFTLDPAVTPALRDGVLDLWTDVSNAGGAVGFVAPVEREVVRPELVKHLAAMAEGRHRLLVGKDAAGEVAATAFFSFNTHRLQTHWVWLYTVMVHPRHQGKGYGRDLLAAAADAARGFEGIDAIRLSCRGGLGLERFYGSCGYKEVGRIPGAIRVAPGDDRDDVVMLLPLARGH
- a CDS encoding DUF4229 domain-containing protein encodes the protein MLRYTLMRLGVFAGCLVVVWGLVYSGVVPRGLGDSNIMWVVLLSLVISAPISFVVLRKERDRASVTVVERVDRMKANLEANRSQEDATVDETTRTQGRTQTS
- a CDS encoding TetR/AcrR family transcriptional regulator, yielding MGAVKTKRMPRAVREQQMLDAAVETFGRRGYMAASMDEIAELAGVSKPLVYLYLNSKEDLFTACIRREAKALVEAVRTGVRTDLPADRQLWDGLRAFFAHTAQHPHAWSVLHLQARTHGEPFAGEVAAMREEIVAFVTQLILVAAREAHRDPDLPEREVAGLAEALVGAAESLAAWANTTDGTTARQAAATLMNFAWAGLGNLMEGRSWTPPPVADV
- a CDS encoding MaoC family dehydratase, with amino-acid sequence MKRVPALGPLLARGALLSLCKRPRPGAAFSGDRLVVPGLRIDLTRLSCYERVCGFPTGDDALPLTYPHVLGFPLAMSIMSGRDFPLPLLGLVHTSIEITRLRAPAATGTYELGVYVDHLAPHRRGTQACVVTELREGGELVWESTSTYLARHRTQPSPAPKDPEPAPLPVLDTWHLAADVGRRYGAVSGDRNPIHLHPLTARPFGFPRAIAHGMWTVARCLAAQGTPPAVHIRAEFRAPVLLPGTVLFATDGKRFELRGADEPGRLHVTGRVDPLAH
- a CDS encoding 3-oxoacyl-ACP reductase → MADRYLSFTATAPGRLLTRRLGLPQPAPLRRWSAERPSLDGDLLHLTAGTSTVPGLGPVLARAGLPLGPSAPACAPAAVVLDATGVRDVDSLAEVHAALHPVVRSVAASGRVVVLGAPLDAEDHHQAAVQQALEGFVRSLGKEIGRGRTVNLVRLTDAAAAESTLRFLLSPKSAYVSGQVIATGADGSEGPGDWSQPLAGRTALVTGGARGIGEAVAETLARDGAHVVVLDVPQAEADARRVAERLGGTALALDITAADAGERIAAELPDGLDVLIHNAGITRDRRLVNMPAERWGSVLDVNLASVLRTTDALLAKGALRPGGRIVATASIAGLAGNAGQTNYGASKAGVAGLVRSLAPRALAGHGVTVNAVAPGFIETKMTAAVPLFIREAGRRMNSLAQGGLPVDVAETTAWLAHPASGAVNGQVVRVCGQSLLGA